The Toxotes jaculatrix isolate fToxJac2 chromosome 21, fToxJac2.pri, whole genome shotgun sequence genome includes a region encoding these proteins:
- the LOC121175427 gene encoding G-protein coupled receptor 26-like, with amino-acid sequence MDTAEVILSVLVVVIIIVSLLSNVLVLICFLYNPEIRKQVPGLFNLNLTFCNLLLTVSNMPLTLVGLVSKAQPGGDGFCQIVGFLETFLSTNSMLSMAALSIDRWIAVVFPLRYHSKMRHKDAAFVLGYTWVHSMSFSTVATCLSWVGYHRLYASCTLSNPRASSRTQFVIFTVFFHSFTFLLSFIVLCVTYLKVLKVARFHCKRIDVITMQTLVLLVDIHPSVRQRCLEEQKRRRQRATRKISTFIGTFMLCFAPYVITRIVELFPAVPINPHWGIVSKCLAYSKAACDPFVYSLLRHQYKKTCTDIINRLLKRSSLNTSGRGHENQGNSIPTVE; translated from the exons ATGGACACTGCGGAGGTAATTCTCTCTGTGTTGGTGGTTGTGATTATTATAGTATCGTTGCTGTCCAACGTCCTGGTGCTGATCTGCTTTCTGTACAACCCGGAGATCCGCAAGCAGGTCCCCGGTCTATTCAATCTCAACCTCACCTTCTGCAACTTGTTGCTGACCGTGTCCAACATGCCGCTCACTTTGGTGGGACTTGTCAGTAAGGCTCAGCCGGGAGGAGACGGCTTCTGTCAGATCGTGGGATTCCTGGAGACCTTCCTGTCCACCAACTCGATGCTGAGCATGGCAGCTCTGAGCATCGACAGGTGGATCGCGGTGGTGTTCCCCCTGAGGTATCACTCCAAAATGCGCCATAAAGACGCGGCTTTTGTGCTCGGGTACACGTGGGTGCACTCCATGTCCTTCTCCACGGTGGCCACCTGTCTCTCCTGGGTGGGATACCACCGGCTTTACGCGTCCTGCACCCTGTCCAACCCCAGGGCGAGCAGTCGGACCCAGTTTGTTATCTTCACCGTCTTTTTCCACTCCTTCACATTTCTCCTGTCTTTTATAGTGTTATGTGTCACATACCTCAAAGTGCTTAAAGTGGCAAGGTTTCACTGTAAGAGGATCGACGTTATTACAATGCAAACTTTGGTGCTGCTGGTGGACATACACCCCAG CGTTCGCCAGCGTTGCctggaggagcagaagaggCGACGACAGAGAGCAACGAGGAAGATCAGCACCTTCATTGGCACCTTCATGCTCTGCTTCGCTCCCTATGTGATCACAAG GATCGTAGAGTTATTTCCAGCGGTGCCTATCAATCCTCACTGGGGAATAGTCTCCAAGTGCTTAGCTTATAGCAAGGCGGCCTGTGACCCCTTTGTGTACTCCCTGCTTCGACACCAGTACAAGAAGACGTGCACTGACATCATCAACAGGCTGCTGAAGCGCAGCTCCTTGAACACGTCCGGGCGCGGGCACGAGAACCAAGGCAACAGCATACCGACTGTAGAGTGA